In Candidatus Poribacteria bacterium, a single window of DNA contains:
- a CDS encoding DUF3696 domain-containing protein: MITELSAQNFKSWKDTGKLQIAPLTGFFGANSSGKTSILQTLLMLKQTVERPRDWDGVIDFGDDNSLVNLGSFDNLIHQRRRDHPLQISLSWKFSEKLSLPDMDKIDTISFDLSIDNIENEASKVSFNYKAGEQHFGIALGGPNVHLASIPGESNRGDIVSPFRCYGIYDAQLDILQLFSPLQTCFENLFRSIRYLGPLREYPHHYYAWQGEHLAGVGKHGEEMVTALFSGRIQLRFIDKQIMEWLQRLDLIDSYRLNPISDTEKDYEFLVRKYKGGPEVRLTDVGFGVSQILPVLVLCYYVPEGSILILEQPEAHLHPKVQSELADLLIEVVQNRKLQIILESHSEHLLIRLMRRIAEEEISADDTAFYFCEMNEGISEIEKLDVDDYGNITNWPQNFFGDEMGDLAAKAKAEMKRRKADKL, encoded by the coding sequence ATGATTACCGAACTCAGTGCGCAAAATTTCAAATCGTGGAAAGATACAGGTAAGCTGCAGATAGCACCCTTAACCGGCTTCTTCGGCGCGAACAGTTCTGGCAAAACCAGTATTCTGCAAACACTCCTTATGCTAAAGCAGACCGTGGAACGTCCAAGGGACTGGGACGGAGTGATTGATTTCGGTGATGATAACTCACTCGTTAACTTGGGAAGTTTTGATAACCTCATTCATCAACGCAGACGGGACCATCCACTTCAAATCTCGCTATCGTGGAAATTTTCCGAAAAATTAAGCCTGCCAGATATGGACAAAATAGATACCATCTCCTTTGATTTGAGTATTGATAACATAGAAAATGAAGCTTCTAAAGTGAGTTTCAATTATAAAGCAGGTGAACAACACTTTGGAATAGCCTTGGGCGGTCCAAATGTCCATTTGGCTTCTATTCCCGGTGAATCTAATCGTGGTGATATTGTATCTCCATTCCGATGCTATGGAATCTACGATGCTCAACTTGATATTCTGCAACTTTTCTCGCCACTGCAAACGTGTTTTGAAAACCTGTTCCGCAGCATCCGTTATCTCGGTCCCCTCCGTGAATACCCGCATCACTACTACGCATGGCAGGGCGAGCATTTGGCAGGTGTAGGAAAGCACGGCGAAGAGATGGTTACCGCTCTCTTTTCTGGACGAATCCAACTTCGTTTTATTGATAAACAGATAATGGAATGGCTACAGCGTTTAGACTTAATCGATTCCTATCGACTCAATCCCATCTCCGACACAGAAAAAGATTACGAATTTCTCGTCCGAAAGTACAAGGGTGGGCCCGAAGTCCGACTCACCGATGTCGGTTTCGGTGTTTCACAGATCTTGCCAGTGCTGGTTCTCTGCTATTACGTCCCCGAAGGAAGCATCCTTATCCTTGAACAACCTGAGGCACACCTCCATCCGAAAGTCCAATCAGAATTGGCGGATCTTCTTATTGAAGTCGTCCAAAATCGGAAGTTACAAATTATCCTTGAGAGCCACAGCGAGCATCTGCTCATACGGCTAATGCGGAGGATCGCTGAGGAAGAAATTTCAGCAGATGATACGGCCTTCTATTTTTGCGAAATGAACGAAGGTATATCTGAAATTGAGAAACTTGACGTGGATGATTACGGAAACATCACAAATTGGCCACAAAATTTCTTTGGTGATGAGATGGGCGACTTGGCAGCAAAGGCTAAAGCGGAGATGAAACGTCGGAAAGCCGATAAATTATGA
- a CDS encoding cohesin domain-containing protein, which produces MKLLFSIATVFMFLGFTVGSYGQALVYVSSTQIEPLAVGEQMHLNIQIRKGGSVSGYELTVGFDPTALRYIEGTNADYLPAGAFAVPPIVNEGTVYVTATSGAEAAPASEGTLATLTFEVIAAKGSIIKLMDVTLSDSAGMPLAVATKNGQIVATDLPTIWDVNEDGKVNILDLTLVASNLMADIPVNPRVDVNKDGNVNILDLVLVAQNLDAAGGNEPEVRVKLVASTFASLLPFERNTGFAAEEEAIRELYDVYATAHGDQDVDVLGEVWFKSESHDVFTAWTFWAGTFERNNGWKAVTAAWRGIFRLRQGAVTVNITYIAIDSRRKEAILRGSYNWGNQAGNLISALQKDGEDWKIRAIDYTDGRFGKQVKDMTGPAYTFGEIAGQ; this is translated from the coding sequence ATGAAACTGCTTTTTTCCATTGCAACTGTTTTCATGTTTTTGGGTTTTACTGTCGGAAGTTACGGACAGGCTCTCGTTTATGTGTCATCGACACAGATTGAACCGCTTGCTGTCGGTGAGCAGATGCACCTGAATATTCAAATCAGGAAGGGCGGTAGTGTTTCAGGATATGAATTGACCGTGGGTTTTGATCCAACTGCACTCCGCTATATTGAAGGAACAAACGCGGATTATTTACCTGCGGGTGCTTTTGCAGTGCCTCCTATAGTCAATGAAGGCACTGTTTATGTTACTGCAACATCCGGAGCAGAGGCTGCGCCCGCGAGTGAAGGTACGCTTGCTACATTAACTTTTGAAGTGATTGCTGCCAAAGGTTCTATCATTAAACTAATGGACGTAACCCTTTCCGATAGTGCTGGGATGCCGTTGGCAGTCGCAACCAAAAACGGGCAAATTGTAGCAACTGATTTGCCTACGATCTGGGATGTTAATGAGGATGGAAAAGTGAATATCTTGGATTTGACGCTGGTGGCAAGCAACCTTATGGCAGATATTCCAGTGAATCCACGCGTGGATGTCAATAAAGATGGAAATGTTAATATTTTAGACTTGGTACTGGTTGCCCAAAACCTTGATGCTGCTGGTGGTAATGAGCCCGAAGTCAGAGTGAAGTTAGTCGCCTCGACTTTCGCATCGTTACTACCTTTTGAAAGGAATACCGGCTTCGCTGCTGAAGAGGAAGCTATTCGCGAACTCTATGATGTATACGCAACCGCACATGGAGATCAAGATGTTGATGTACTTGGCGAGGTTTGGTTCAAAAGCGAATCACATGACGTTTTTACGGCATGGACCTTCTGGGCTGGCACTTTTGAAAGGAACAACGGATGGAAAGCAGTAACGGCGGCGTGGAGGGGTATCTTCCGACTCCGACAAGGAGCTGTGACAGTTAACATCACCTACATCGCTATTGACAGCAGAAGAAAAGAAGCCATTTTGCGAGGCTCATATAATTGGGGAAATCAGGCAGGAAACCTGATTTCCGCACTGCAAAAGGACGGCGAAGACTGGAAAATTCGCGCGATTGATTACACGGATGGAAGGTTTGGAAAACAGGTCAAAGATATGACTGGCCCTGCCTATACCTTCGGAGAAATTGCTGGACAATAG
- the icd gene encoding isocitrate dehydrogenase (NADP(+)), with protein sequence MIEFEQLTVPTEGERIGLTDGRLVVPNQPIIPVIEGDGIGRDIMKVTRRVVDAAVDSAYNGEKQIVWFDVYAGENAMAKYNEWLPQDTFDAIEYFRVALKGPLTTPVGGGFRSLNVTLRQVLELYACVRPVRYFQGVPAPVTHPEKMDVVIFRENTEDVYAGIEWEQGTPEVKKVIELLRSEMGVEIREDSGVGIKPISIFGTKRLARMAIQYAIDHGRSTVTFVHKGNIMKFTEGAFCAWGYELAKEEFAEQTITEDELYDEYGGERPEGKIVVNDRIADSMLQQILTRTDEYDVIVTPNLNGDYLSDAAAAQVGGIGMAPGGNLSDEVALFEATHGTAPKYTDQDVVNPGSLILSAVMMLEHLGWQEAADLIIAGLEKTILQKRVTYDLERLMEDATKVRTSEFGAAIVENF encoded by the coding sequence GTGATTGAATTCGAGCAATTAACAGTTCCGACTGAGGGTGAAAGAATTGGACTCACCGATGGGCGGCTTGTTGTGCCAAATCAGCCGATTATTCCTGTCATTGAAGGCGACGGTATTGGACGAGACATCATGAAGGTGACCCGCCGCGTTGTTGACGCAGCTGTTGATTCCGCCTACAATGGCGAAAAGCAGATCGTCTGGTTTGATGTCTATGCTGGCGAAAACGCTATGGCGAAGTACAACGAGTGGCTGCCACAGGATACCTTCGATGCAATTGAATACTTCCGTGTTGCCCTCAAAGGACCGCTGACAACTCCCGTCGGCGGTGGGTTTCGGAGTCTAAACGTGACCTTGCGTCAGGTCCTTGAACTCTACGCGTGTGTCCGTCCTGTCCGATATTTCCAAGGCGTACCTGCCCCTGTCACGCATCCTGAAAAGATGGATGTGGTTATTTTTCGTGAGAATACGGAAGACGTTTACGCCGGTATTGAGTGGGAGCAAGGCACACCGGAAGTGAAAAAGGTTATCGAACTCCTGCGTTCTGAAATGGGTGTAGAGATTCGCGAAGATTCCGGTGTCGGTATAAAGCCGATTAGCATTTTCGGCACGAAACGCTTGGCGCGGATGGCGATCCAGTACGCAATCGACCACGGCAGAAGCACTGTTACCTTTGTGCACAAAGGCAATATCATGAAGTTCACTGAAGGCGCGTTCTGTGCCTGGGGATATGAACTTGCCAAAGAGGAATTCGCCGAGCAGACAATCACGGAAGACGAACTCTATGACGAGTACGGTGGTGAGCGTCCTGAAGGTAAAATCGTTGTCAATGACCGGATCGCAGACAGCATGTTACAGCAGATTCTAACACGAACAGATGAATACGATGTGATTGTTACGCCGAATTTAAACGGCGATTATCTCTCGGATGCAGCAGCAGCGCAAGTTGGAGGTATCGGCATGGCACCGGGCGGCAACCTCAGCGATGAAGTCGCACTCTTTGAAGCGACACACGGCACTGCCCCGAAATACACCGATCAAGATGTCGTCAACCCGGGTTCCCTCATCCTCTCTGCTGTCATGATGTTAGAGCATCTCGGTTGGCAGGAAGCGGCTGATCTGATTATCGCGGGACTTGAAAAAACCATCCTCCAAAAGCGGGTAACCTACGATCTGGAGCGTCTCATGGAAGACGCGACCAAGGTCCGCACCTCTGAGTTCGGTGCAGCGATTGTTGAAAACTTCTAA
- a CDS encoding BMC domain-containing protein, translating into MRNEALGMVETRGLIGAVEAADTMVKAANVQLIGKEQVGGGFVTVMVRGDVGAVQAATDAGAEAAKAVGELVSVHVIPRPHSDVETILGGSSE; encoded by the coding sequence ATGCGCAATGAAGCATTAGGAATGGTTGAAACCCGCGGACTGATCGGTGCGGTCGAAGCTGCAGACACCATGGTGAAAGCTGCAAACGTCCAACTCATCGGAAAAGAACAAGTTGGCGGCGGTTTTGTTACCGTCATGGTTCGCGGAGATGTCGGTGCGGTGCAAGCTGCAACAGACGCGGGTGCAGAAGCCGCGAAAGCCGTTGGCGAATTGGTGTCGGTACACGTCATCCCTCGCCCACATTCAGATGTGGAAACCATTCTCGGCGGAAGTTCAGAATAA
- a CDS encoding aldehyde dehydrogenase, producing MAQIDEKQIEEIVSQVLRTLQQDRPVTAQPSVSAAASSSRAGVFGTTAEAIAAAKTAQAAFVKLGFAKRREIIDAIKAVSLANAKRLADLAVQDTNMGNAAHKVMKNEGAVTLSPGVEDLLSESISGDAGTLLIEYVPFGVINSITPTTNPTSTVINHAIIMLSAGNAVVFSPHPNARDCTEETMHVINEAIVKAGAPANLLTSVANASLRTAKEIMEHPDIAMVVATGGASVVRAALSSGKKTIAAGPGNPPAIIDETAEIQEAAKHIIAGTSFDNNLLCIGEKALFVIDSVANETIQELTRNGGHLLNASQLAALEAVVTEKEESNKEYIGKDATTILNAAGVTAPAGTVAIVVEVPADHGFVINEYLMPILPVVRCRDFDEALAGAVRAEGGRGHTAVLHTNNTKRITQFTKAMDCSVTVINAPSYASCGLEGEGFLAMTIAGPTGEGFTRPRTFTRQRRLTLANNLSAHTL from the coding sequence ATGGCACAAATTGACGAAAAACAGATTGAAGAAATTGTTTCTCAAGTCTTGAGAACTTTGCAACAGGATAGACCGGTAACAGCACAACCGTCAGTATCCGCGGCGGCGAGTTCTTCGCGCGCCGGTGTTTTTGGCACAACCGCAGAAGCCATCGCTGCAGCGAAAACGGCACAAGCAGCCTTCGTTAAACTTGGGTTCGCCAAAAGACGTGAAATTATTGACGCGATTAAAGCAGTTTCACTCGCTAACGCCAAACGTCTCGCGGATCTCGCAGTCCAAGACACTAACATGGGCAACGCCGCACACAAGGTAATGAAAAATGAGGGTGCTGTAACACTTTCACCGGGTGTAGAAGATCTACTGTCGGAGTCAATCTCAGGTGATGCCGGGACGCTTCTCATTGAGTATGTCCCTTTCGGTGTTATCAACTCGATTACGCCGACGACCAATCCGACATCAACAGTGATTAACCACGCGATCATAATGCTGTCTGCTGGAAACGCCGTTGTTTTCAGTCCGCATCCGAACGCCCGCGATTGTACCGAAGAGACGATGCACGTTATTAACGAGGCGATTGTAAAAGCAGGTGCGCCAGCAAACCTACTCACCTCCGTTGCGAACGCCAGTTTGCGGACCGCAAAAGAGATTATGGAGCATCCCGATATCGCCATGGTCGTTGCAACTGGTGGTGCCTCTGTTGTCAGAGCAGCGTTATCAAGTGGGAAAAAAACCATCGCTGCGGGTCCCGGCAACCCACCAGCGATTATTGACGAAACCGCCGAAATCCAAGAAGCAGCGAAACACATTATTGCAGGCACGAGTTTCGATAATAACCTGCTCTGCATCGGCGAAAAAGCACTTTTCGTTATTGATTCCGTCGCGAATGAAACGATTCAAGAACTCACGCGAAATGGTGGACATCTACTCAACGCAAGCCAACTTGCGGCATTAGAAGCAGTTGTTACGGAAAAAGAAGAATCCAACAAAGAATATATCGGCAAAGATGCGACGACTATTTTAAACGCCGCTGGGGTTACTGCCCCGGCAGGGACAGTTGCTATCGTTGTAGAGGTCCCAGCAGACCACGGCTTTGTCATCAACGAATACCTGATGCCGATTCTCCCGGTTGTTCGGTGCCGAGATTTCGATGAGGCATTGGCAGGCGCAGTCAGAGCAGAAGGCGGACGCGGGCATACAGCCGTGCTACACACGAACAATACCAAACGCATTACGCAATTCACGAAAGCGATGGATTGCTCTGTTACGGTTATCAATGCTCCCTCTTACGCATCTTGTGGACTTGAAGGCGAAGGATTTTTAGCGATGACGATCGCAGGCCCCACAGGCGAAGGGTTCACCCGTCCGCGCACCTTTACTCGCCAGAGAAGGTTAACACTTGCAAACAATTTATCAGCACATACGTTGTGA
- the ligA gene encoding NAD-dependent DNA ligase LigA, which translates to MQTEIEKLRALIRYHEHKYYIENQPEISDADFDVLMKELKALEASDPTPIPPDSPTQRVGGGAELGTRLEHRNPMLSLNNSYNENELREFAGRVQRLLEDAPVEYVTELKIDGLGVSLTYENGVLTQGLTRGDGEYGEDVTDNLRTIRSIPLRLAEPAAAVPPVLEVRGEVFLPKHRLGEINVQREAAGETPFANPRNAAAGSLRLLDASITASRPLDIFIYTLNYAEGFEFATHTESLESMRRWGLKCNPDTACHKSIEDVETCYQQWVEKRHELPYEVDGIVVKVNRFSQQQTLGTTSKYPRWAIAYKFNAQQAITTIEKIEVQVGRTGTLTPVAILKPVSLAGATITNATLHNEQEIQTKDIRIGDKIVLARAGDVIPKIVEVLTADRTGDPDLFGFPDHCPACGAPVQRTEKEVAVRCVNVGCVAQLKRRIAHYASRNALQIEGLGPATITQLVDNELVRDVADLYTLEVKPLSKLERMGVLSARNLVHQIEQSKMASAEKLLFGLGIFHVGETVAELLIENFSSLDTLSQATPEDIESVKGIGPQIAESVSTFFSQNQALLEKLRQAGLHCFTAAAAFTQTQASEPIDSFFDGKTFVVTGSLDGMTRSEASHAIKSRGGRVTSSVTSKTDYLIAGEGTGSKYTKAEELGIPILTETDFFEKLQ; encoded by the coding sequence ATGCAAACAGAGATTGAGAAACTCAGGGCGTTAATACGCTATCATGAGCATAAATACTATATCGAAAACCAGCCGGAAATCTCTGATGCGGATTTCGACGTGCTTATGAAGGAACTTAAGGCACTCGAAGCGTCGGATCCAACACCTATCCCACCGGATTCACCGACGCAACGGGTCGGTGGCGGTGCGGAATTAGGCACGCGATTAGAGCATCGTAACCCGATGTTGAGCCTGAATAACAGTTACAACGAGAACGAGTTACGGGAATTCGCGGGACGCGTGCAGCGGTTGCTAGAAGACGCCCCCGTCGAATATGTCACGGAACTGAAAATCGATGGATTGGGGGTTTCGTTAACTTACGAAAACGGGGTTCTTACGCAGGGTCTCACGCGCGGTGATGGTGAATACGGCGAAGATGTAACCGACAATTTGCGAACGATCCGCTCTATTCCCTTGCGGCTTGCTGAACCGGCAGCAGCAGTTCCGCCTGTGTTAGAGGTGCGTGGCGAGGTATTCTTGCCGAAGCATCGCCTCGGTGAAATTAATGTGCAGCGCGAAGCGGCAGGCGAAACGCCTTTTGCGAACCCTCGGAACGCCGCTGCCGGTTCACTCAGACTGTTAGATGCTTCTATTACCGCCTCCCGTCCATTAGATATTTTCATATACACGCTCAATTACGCCGAAGGCTTTGAATTTGCAACGCATACGGAATCGTTAGAAAGTATGCGGCGTTGGGGTCTGAAATGCAATCCAGATACTGCCTGCCACAAATCAATTGAAGACGTGGAGACTTGCTATCAGCAGTGGGTCGAAAAACGACACGAGCTTCCATACGAGGTTGATGGCATCGTCGTCAAAGTCAACCGCTTCTCTCAACAACAGACCCTTGGCACCACTTCCAAATATCCGCGCTGGGCAATCGCCTACAAGTTCAACGCCCAGCAAGCCATTACAACCATTGAAAAAATCGAAGTGCAGGTAGGACGCACTGGCACCCTGACACCCGTCGCGATCCTGAAGCCTGTGTCGCTTGCGGGGGCAACAATTACAAACGCCACCCTCCACAACGAGCAAGAAATTCAGACGAAAGACATTCGCATTGGCGATAAGATTGTCCTTGCGCGCGCCGGAGATGTCATCCCTAAAATTGTTGAGGTTCTAACGGCAGACAGAACTGGAGATCCAGACCTTTTTGGATTCCCAGATCATTGCCCAGCATGCGGCGCACCCGTCCAACGCACAGAAAAAGAAGTCGCAGTTCGGTGTGTGAATGTAGGGTGTGTGGCACAATTGAAACGTCGTATTGCACATTACGCTTCGCGCAACGCCCTCCAGATTGAGGGTCTCGGCCCCGCTACAATTACCCAATTGGTCGATAATGAATTAGTCCGTGATGTTGCGGATCTTTATACGTTAGAAGTAAAGCCATTAAGCAAATTGGAGCGGATGGGAGTGCTATCTGCTCGTAACCTCGTCCACCAAATTGAACAGAGCAAGATGGCATCGGCAGAAAAATTGCTCTTTGGACTCGGTATTTTCCATGTCGGTGAAACCGTCGCTGAACTGCTGATCGAAAACTTCTCATCTTTAGACACCCTTAGTCAGGCAACGCCAGAAGACATTGAATCCGTGAAGGGTATCGGTCCGCAGATAGCGGAAAGCGTATCCACCTTCTTTTCACAGAACCAAGCACTGCTTGAAAAACTACGACAGGCAGGCTTACACTGCTTTACAGCAGCGGCAGCTTTTACTCAGACGCAGGCAAGTGAGCCTATAGATAGTTTTTTCGATGGAAAAACGTTCGTTGTCACGGGAAGTCTGGACGGTATGACCCGTTCGGAAGCGTCTCATGCAATTAAAAGCCGGGGTGGAAGGGTGACATCAAGCGTAACAAGCAAAACGGATTACTTGATCGCAGGCGAAGGCACCGGAAGCAAATATACAAAAGCGGAAGAATTGGGGATCCCAATTCTAACAGAAACGGACTTTTTCGAGAAACTTCAGTAG
- a CDS encoding endonuclease III domain-containing protein, protein MQILCEENQTEKLYSLYNQLLAQHGHRKWWPADTPFEVALGAILTQATSWRNVEIALDNLRSAGAFTPEEIDSVSQATLERLLRPSRYFRMKAQKVRAFVEYIKKRPMQVMFTQDVPELREELLTIYGVGPETADTIILYAAGKPSFVVDSYTYRLFSRLGWVEGRYDYDKLRALFMDNLPHDVDLFNEYHALIVGHGARVCHKKTPNCQECRLRTSCAYYKSSE, encoded by the coding sequence ATGCAAATTCTGTGCGAAGAGAATCAGACTGAAAAACTGTATTCACTCTATAATCAACTGCTTGCCCAACACGGACACCGTAAGTGGTGGCCCGCCGATACACCTTTTGAAGTAGCACTCGGGGCGATCTTAACGCAAGCAACATCGTGGCGTAATGTCGAAATAGCATTGGACAATCTCAGGTCCGCGGGTGCTTTTACACCCGAAGAGATAGATTCTGTTAGCCAAGCGACGTTAGAGCGTCTCCTTCGACCCTCACGTTATTTCCGTATGAAGGCGCAGAAGGTGCGTGCGTTTGTAGAGTACATTAAGAAACGTCCTATGCAGGTGATGTTCACACAAGATGTCCCCGAATTACGTGAAGAACTGCTCACTATCTACGGTGTCGGTCCCGAAACAGCAGATACCATTATCCTCTACGCTGCAGGGAAACCGAGTTTTGTCGTTGATTCGTATACCTATAGACTTTTCTCGCGATTGGGGTGGGTTGAAGGGAGATACGATTATGACAAACTCCGTGCCTTGTTTATGGACAATCTCCCTCATGATGTCGATCTCTTCAACGAATATCACGCCTTAATCGTTGGACACGGTGCGAGGGTGTGTCATAAGAAAACACCGAACTGCCAAGAGTGTCGTTTGCGGACATCTTGTGCTTACTATAAATCTTCTGAGTGA
- a CDS encoding sugar phosphate isomerase/epimerase produces MDLSFSTSVGNGAWSLAECAAWAKANGFDAIRPNATGVFEPNVIIQSDTEAVKEILSANDIYLAALTSHCNLLDDDTETRENARAALMQAVEATHILGAPVLVTYAGSPVSWHFYGQFSSEPGNPGDRSVELVGRFKEMWTPVVRFAEEKGVQIALDCAVRMGNIACNPEMWERILDAIPSDSLGLSCDPSHWLWMGILPAEDAIRMFNGKWYYADVKDCEISPQMKFRQGIIGNWWWQYRVPGRGQLNWGTITGALQESGYDYVLCVENEDRGAPGLDGFALGGRYLRQFL; encoded by the coding sequence ATGGATTTAAGTTTCAGTACGAGCGTTGGTAACGGCGCGTGGAGCCTTGCCGAATGCGCAGCGTGGGCAAAAGCCAACGGGTTCGACGCAATCCGTCCCAACGCTACAGGCGTTTTTGAACCCAACGTCATTATACAATCCGACACAGAAGCAGTCAAGGAAATTCTCAGTGCGAACGACATCTATCTCGCAGCCTTAACATCGCATTGTAACCTACTCGACGATGATACAGAAACACGAGAGAACGCACGCGCGGCACTCATGCAAGCCGTTGAAGCGACACATATCCTCGGTGCCCCTGTGTTGGTGACGTATGCGGGTAGTCCGGTCAGCTGGCATTTTTATGGGCAGTTCTCTTCAGAACCGGGAAACCCTGGGGATAGGTCGGTTGAACTCGTCGGACGGTTCAAGGAGATGTGGACCCCTGTTGTCCGCTTCGCCGAAGAGAAAGGTGTCCAGATTGCCTTAGACTGTGCCGTTCGGATGGGCAATATCGCTTGTAATCCTGAAATGTGGGAACGGATTCTCGACGCAATCCCATCGGATTCCTTAGGGTTATCCTGTGACCCGTCGCATTGGCTGTGGATGGGGATTTTACCGGCTGAGGACGCTATCCGTATGTTCAACGGCAAATGGTATTATGCCGACGTGAAAGATTGCGAAATCAGTCCACAAATGAAGTTTCGGCAAGGCATCATTGGGAACTGGTGGTGGCAATACCGTGTGCCCGGACGTGGACAACTGAACTGGGGTACGATTACTGGTGCCTTGCAGGAATCGGGTTACGACTATGTGCTTTGCGTTGAAAACGAGGACCGCGGTGCCCCTGGATTAGATGGTTTCGCGCTTGGTGGTCGGTATCTCCGGCAATTTCTTTAG
- a CDS encoding DUF1611 domain-containing protein, whose translation MVKQLQPKSHKIAILAEGSFGILESKTATVLVRYLPDNVVAVIDSDNAGRDTSEVIEIGEGIPIVSNLAEAMRFNPTMLAIGIAPPGGELPHAWRAILHEAIQNRLHIMSGLHQFLSEDTDLSELADAHNVVLWDARKPPAHLPVATCKAADVDATVVLTVGSDCRVGKMLSGIEVTNAIQARGVNAEFCPTGQNGIMVWGWGIAIDAVVSDFTAGAAEEIVLEGAKNHELLIVEGQGSLVHPGYSGVTLSLLHGSLPDAMIFCHQPSRDTVARYTVPLPSLPEMIAQYEAMAAPIKPAKVIGLALNCFDLSESEAQAAIRATEAETGLPATDVVRFGADKLVDAVQKTHAKIVGKPKP comes from the coding sequence ATGGTAAAGCAATTACAACCAAAATCACACAAAATAGCGATTCTTGCCGAAGGTTCATTCGGTATCCTCGAATCGAAAACTGCCACAGTTCTCGTGCGTTACCTCCCTGACAATGTAGTTGCAGTTATTGATAGCGATAACGCCGGACGAGATACCAGCGAAGTGATTGAGATTGGTGAAGGCATCCCAATTGTCAGCAATCTCGCTGAGGCGATGCGGTTTAATCCGACGATGCTCGCTATCGGTATTGCGCCGCCGGGTGGGGAGTTACCACATGCGTGGCGGGCGATCCTTCACGAAGCGATCCAAAATCGTCTACACATCATGAGCGGCTTGCACCAATTTCTGAGTGAAGATACGGATCTGTCCGAACTGGCAGACGCACACAATGTTGTCCTCTGGGATGCCCGGAAACCGCCTGCTCACCTACCCGTTGCGACGTGCAAAGCCGCTGATGTCGATGCGACTGTCGTCCTAACTGTAGGTTCAGATTGCCGAGTCGGTAAAATGCTATCGGGTATAGAGGTTACAAACGCCATACAGGCGCGTGGCGTGAACGCAGAATTCTGTCCAACAGGGCAAAATGGAATTATGGTATGGGGTTGGGGTATTGCGATCGATGCTGTTGTCTCTGATTTCACTGCGGGTGCGGCGGAGGAGATTGTGCTTGAAGGTGCGAAAAATCACGAACTGCTTATCGTTGAAGGGCAAGGTTCGCTGGTCCATCCCGGATACTCTGGTGTGACGTTAAGCCTACTCCACGGGAGTCTGCCGGATGCGATGATCTTCTGTCATCAACCTTCGCGGGACACGGTCGCTCGGTATACAGTGCCGTTGCCGTCATTGCCTGAGATGATAGCCCAATACGAAGCGATGGCTGCGCCGATAAAGCCTGCCAAAGTGATTGGGTTGGCGTTGAACTGTTTTGACTTATCTGAGTCAGAAGCACAAGCGGCTATCCGTGCAACAGAAGCAGAGACAGGCTTACCTGCAACGGATGTTGTACGGTTTGGTGCAGATAAACTGGTTGATGCGGTGCAGAAGACACACGCAAAAATCGTGGGGAAACCAAAGCCGTAG